One part of the Desulfonema ishimotonii genome encodes these proteins:
- the htpX gene encoding zinc metalloprotease HtpX, whose amino-acid sequence MGNQIRTTVLLALMTVFIMVIGQMLGGRGGMMIALVLAAGMNFFSYWFSDKVVLKMYHAHEVTPQQAPDLYEMVRTLADRAGLPMPKVYIIPQETPNAFATGRNPEHAVVAVTEGLLRLMDREEIMGVLAHELAHVNNRDILIGSIAATMAGAIMMLANMARWSAIFGGVGNSDEEGGGLGIFGVILMSVLAPVAAMLIQMGISRSREYLADETGAKFMGNPESLARALEKLGAYSGRIPMQDARPETAHMFIVNPLSGRSLMNLFSTHPPLEERIARLRGQRPADAGPGRPPAGPSGRDNPWDRFR is encoded by the coding sequence ATGGGAAATCAGATTCGCACCACGGTATTGCTGGCCCTGATGACGGTTTTCATTATGGTGATCGGCCAGATGCTCGGCGGACGCGGCGGCATGATGATCGCGCTGGTTCTGGCAGCCGGAATGAACTTTTTCAGCTACTGGTTCTCGGACAAAGTGGTGCTGAAAATGTATCACGCCCACGAGGTGACGCCGCAGCAGGCCCCGGATCTGTATGAAATGGTCAGAACCCTTGCGGACCGGGCCGGGCTTCCCATGCCCAAAGTGTACATCATTCCCCAGGAGACGCCCAACGCCTTTGCCACCGGCAGAAACCCGGAACACGCCGTGGTGGCGGTCACGGAGGGGCTGCTCCGGCTGATGGACCGGGAGGAGATTATGGGCGTTCTGGCCCATGAGCTGGCCCATGTCAACAACCGGGATATTCTGATCGGCTCGATTGCGGCGACCATGGCCGGGGCGATCATGATGCTGGCCAACATGGCCCGGTGGTCGGCCATCTTCGGCGGCGTGGGCAACAGCGATGAGGAGGGCGGCGGACTCGGCATTTTTGGCGTCATCCTCATGTCGGTGCTGGCCCCTGTGGCCGCGATGCTGATTCAGATGGGCATTTCCCGCTCCAGGGAATATCTGGCCGACGAGACCGGGGCGAAATTCATGGGAAATCCCGAAAGTCTGGCCCGCGCACTGGAAAAGCTGGGGGCCTATTCCGGCAGGATTCCCATGCAGGATGCCCGCCCGGAGACCGCCCACATGTTTATCGTCAATCCCCTGTCGGGCCGGAGCCTGATGAACCTGTTTTCGACCCACCCGCCCCTGGAAGAGCGGATTGCAAGACTCCGGGGGCAGCGGCCCGCAGATGCCGGACCGGGGCGTCCCCCGGCAGGGCCGTCCGGCCGGGATAATCCCTGGGACCGTTTCAGGTAG
- the nhaA gene encoding Na+/H+ antiporter NhaA, with product MNSASDHSDHQAFPPETTGKNKLFQPSQWFFSSKVFSSVLLLFTSLSAVYWANSFLAETYQHFFHTELSVFLGKYRISHSLVHWINDGLMTLFFFTVGLEIKREILVGELASVKKAMFPVIAALGGMVVPAAIYLAFTWGTPAARGWGVPMATDIAFSLGAIALFGKRLPTGLRVFLAAFAIADDLGAVLVIAIFYTQDISWYYIIAGGHMILGLGLANFLGIRWLPVYLVLGFGTWVAAMGSGVHPTIAGVIVALLIPAQGKYNTRRFVNRVRSIVNNFDCSAAQPCDHKHAILLNPDQLNAVHSLELACHNAETPLQRLEHALHPWVAYAILPLFAFANAGLTFHGMTVSGAAAHPVTLGIVLGLFIGKPVGVTAFSFAAVRSGLAALPEGVRWPHILGAAMLGGIGFTMSLFISGLAFTTDDMLNYSKLGTLAGSVVSIIAGIAFLSVYNARQKKTQGR from the coding sequence ATGAATTCCGCTTCAGACCACTCGGATCACCAAGCGTTTCCGCCGGAAACAACAGGCAAAAACAAACTGTTCCAGCCGTCACAATGGTTTTTCAGCAGCAAAGTTTTCAGCAGCGTCCTGCTGCTGTTCACCTCGCTGAGCGCTGTCTACTGGGCCAATTCATTTCTTGCTGAAACCTATCAGCATTTTTTCCACACGGAATTATCCGTATTTCTCGGAAAATACCGGATCAGCCACTCCCTGGTCCACTGGATCAATGACGGGCTGATGACCCTCTTTTTCTTCACCGTCGGCCTGGAAATCAAACGCGAGATCCTGGTGGGCGAACTGGCTTCCGTGAAAAAGGCCATGTTTCCGGTCATTGCGGCTCTGGGCGGCATGGTCGTGCCCGCAGCCATCTATCTGGCCTTTACCTGGGGCACCCCCGCAGCCAGGGGATGGGGCGTGCCCATGGCAACGGACATCGCCTTTTCCCTGGGGGCCATTGCCCTGTTCGGCAAACGGCTGCCCACCGGATTGCGGGTTTTTCTGGCCGCATTTGCCATTGCCGACGATCTGGGCGCGGTGCTGGTCATCGCCATTTTTTACACTCAGGATATTTCATGGTATTACATCATCGCGGGCGGCCATATGATCCTCGGACTGGGGCTGGCCAATTTTCTGGGAATCCGGTGGCTGCCGGTATACCTGGTTCTCGGTTTCGGCACATGGGTCGCGGCAATGGGATCGGGGGTTCACCCGACCATCGCCGGCGTCATCGTCGCCCTGCTGATTCCGGCACAGGGCAAGTACAACACCCGCCGCTTTGTGAACCGGGTCCGCTCCATTGTGAACAACTTTGACTGTTCCGCTGCCCAGCCCTGTGACCATAAGCACGCCATCCTGCTGAACCCGGACCAGCTCAATGCCGTACATTCCCTGGAACTGGCCTGTCACAATGCGGAGACGCCCCTGCAACGTCTGGAACACGCGCTTCACCCCTGGGTCGCCTACGCTATTCTGCCGCTTTTCGCCTTTGCCAATGCCGGTCTGACCTTTCACGGCATGACGGTTTCAGGCGCGGCCGCCCATCCGGTGACACTGGGCATCGTTCTGGGGCTGTTCATCGGCAAGCCTGTGGGGGTTACGGCCTTCTCCTTTGCCGCTGTCAGATCCGGGCTGGCCGCTTTGCCCGAAGGGGTGCGCTGGCCCCACATCCTGGGGGCCGCCATGCTGGGCGGCATCGGCTTCACCATGTCCCTGTTCATCTCCGGCCTCGCCTTTACCACCGATGATATGCTCAACTATTCAAAGCTGGGCACGCTGGCCGGCTCCGTGGTCTCGATTATCGCGGGAATTGCATTTCTGAGCGTCTACAATGCCCGGCAGAAGAAGACGCAGGGCCGGTAG